In a genomic window of Punica granatum isolate Tunisia-2019 chromosome 6, ASM765513v2, whole genome shotgun sequence:
- the LOC116212411 gene encoding probable magnesium transporter NIPA6 — protein sequence MYSSNLKGFILAVTSSAFIGSSFIIKKKGLRRAGSNGPRASVGGYGYLLEPLWWIGMITMIVGEIANFVAYIYAPAVLVTPLGALSIIVSAVLAHFLLDEKLQRMGMLGCLLCIVGSTIIVLHAPEERSLDSVEEIWDLATQPAFLLYMASVVAVASVLIFYCAPRYGQTNILVYIGICSSSGSLTVMGIKAIGIAIKLTLEGSNQAVYFQTWVFAMVAITCIIIQLNYLNMALDTFNTALVSPIYYAMFTAFTILASAIMFKDYSGQSASTIASELCGFIIVLSGTAVLHSTREPESPLITDLYTPLSPKVSWYIQGNGEVWKQKDEDGSSPTFVTILRHDYFK from the exons ATGTACTCGAGCAATCTAAAAGGGTTTATACTGGCGGTGACCTCGAGCGCCTTCATTGGCTCCAGCTTCATCATCAAGAAGAAGGGCCTCCGCCGTGCCGGCTCCAATGGTCCCCGTGCTA GTGTCGGAGGATACGGTTACCTCCTGGAGCCGTTGTGGTGGATTGGCATGATTACTA TGATTGTAGGTGAAATAGCAAATTTTGTAGCTTACATTTATGCCCCGGCTGTGCTCGTGACTCCACTTGGTGCATTGAGTATTATTGTTAG TGCTGTTTTAGCACATTTCTTGCTGGATGAGAAACTGCAGAGGATGGGGATGTTGGGCTGCCTTCTGTGCATAGTGGGCTCAACAATCATTGTGCTCCATGCACCTGAAGAGCGTTCTCTTGATTCCGTCGAAGAAATATGGGACTTGGCAACTCAACCAG CGTTTCTTTTGTACATGGCCTCAGTTGTAGCAGTAGCTTCAGTACTCATCTTCTACTGCGCTCCTCGATATGGCCAAACTAACATATTGGTGTATATAGGAATATGCTCTAGTTCTGGCTCCTTAACG GTTATGGGTATTAAAGCCATTGGAATTGCTATTAAACTCACGTTAGAGGGCTCAAATCAGGCTGTATATTTTCAGACATGGGTGTTTGCTATGGTTGCAATTACTTGTATCATCATTCAATTAAATTACTTAAACATG GCATTAGACACCTTCAACACGGCCCTCGTTTCTCCGATCTATTATGCTATGTTCACAGCTTTTACAATCTTGGCCAGCGCAATAATGTTTAAG GATTATTCTGGTCAAAGTGCAAGCACCATAGCATCGGAGCTTTGTGGATTCATCATTGTATTATCTGGTACTGCTGTATTGCACAGCACGAGAGAGCCAGAGTCTCCTCTCATTACAG ATCTATACACTCCATTATCGCCGAAAGTGTCATGGTACATCCAAGGCAATGGAGAAGTCTGGAAGCAGAAGGACGAAGATGGGTCATCCCCAACTTTCGTAACAATCCTTCGGCACGACTACTTCAAATAA
- the LOC116211787 gene encoding ammonium transporter 3 member 1-like, translating into MAAAAPPPNPVPVAYQAWTSAAVPDWLNKGDNAWQLISATLVGLQSMPGLVILYGSIVKKKWAVNSAFMALYAFSAVVICWVSWAYKMSFGDKLLPFWGKADLALGQKFLIKQAALPETTHYHHDGSVETPMVNPYFPMASMVWFQCVFAAIAVILLAGSVLGRMNIKAWMMFVPLWLTFSYTVGAFSLWGGGFLFHWGVMDYSGGYVIHLSSGIAGLTATYWVGPRSAKDRERFPPNNVLLTLAGAGLLWMGWAGFNGGDPYTANIDASMAILNTNICAATSLLVWTWLDVLFFKKPSVVGAVQGMITGLVCITPGAGLVQGWAAIIMGILSGSVPWFTMMVVHKRWSLLQKIDDTLGVFHTHAVAGYLGGILTGLFAEPELCALFLPVTNSRGGVYGRSGRVQIAKQLAGGAFIIGWNIVVTSIICVVIGLVMPLRMPDEQLLIGDDAVHGEEAYALWGDGELYDSTKHEAYTDDTSLHPRLAATSGATQIV; encoded by the exons ATGGCTGCAGCTGCTCCACCGCCGAACCCGGTGCCGGTGGCCTACCAGGCATGGACATCAGCAGCGGTTCCTGACTGGCTGAACAAAGGGGACAACGCATGGCAACTAATATCAGCCACCCTGGTCGGGCTGCAGAGCATGCCGGGACTGGTGATCCTGTACGGCAGCATCGTGAAGAAGAAGTGGGCCGTGAACTCGGCCTTCATGGCCCTCTATGCCTTCTCTGCCGTGGTCATCTGCTGGGTGTCCTGGGCCTACAAGATGTCCTTTGGGGACAAGCTCCTCCCCTTCTGGGGCAAGGCCGACCTTGCCCTAGGCCAGAAGTTTCTCATTAAGCAGGCCGCCCTGCCCGAGACTACCCACTACCACCACGACGGGTCCGTGGAGACACCAATGGTGAATCCGTACTTCCCCATGGCATCCATGGTGTGGTTCCAGTGCGTGTTTGCAGCCATAGCAGTGATATTGCTAGCTGGATCGGTGCTTGGCAGGATGAATATAAAGGCATGGATGATGTTTGTACCGTTATGGCTCACCTTCTCCTACACTGTCGGGGCGTTCAGCCTGTGGGGcggaggcttcctcttccattgGGGCGTCATGGACTACTCCGGGGGTTACGTCATCCACCTTTCCTCTGGGATTGCCGGCTTGACTGCTACTTACTGG gtgggGCCGAGGTCAGCAAAGGACAGGGAGAGGTTTCCACCCAACAACGTGCTGTTGACGTTGGCAGGGGCAGGGTTGCTGTGGATGGGATGGGCTGGGTTCAACGGCGGAGACCCTTACACCGCCAACATTGATGCTTCAATGGCCATCCTGAACACCAACATATGCGCGGCAACAAGCCTTCTGGTATGGACTTGGCTCGATGTCTTATTCTTCAAGAAACCTTCCGTCGTCGGAGCTGTCCAAGGAATGATCACTGGCCTTGTCTGCATCACTCCCGGTGCAG ggctTGTTCAGGGGTGGGCTGCTATTATCATGGGAATCCTATCGGGAAGTGTCCCGTGGTTCACTATGATGGTCGTGCACAAGAGGTGGTCCCTTCTTCAGAAAATCGATGACACCCTCGGAGTCTTCCACACTCACGCCGTCGCCGGCTACCTGGGAGGTATCCTCACGGGCTTGTTTGCTGAGCCTGAGCTGTGTGCCCTCTTCCTGCCGGTCACCAACTCCAGAGGAGGCGTCTATGGTAGATCAGGCAGGGTGCAGATCGCGAAACAGCTGGCCGGCGGCGCATTTATCATTGGGTGGAACATCGTGGTCACGTCCATCATCTGTGTGGTGATAGGCTTGGTGATGCCACTAAGGATGCCCGACGAGCAACTGCTCATCGGGGATGATGCCGTGCACGGTGAGGAAGCATATGCACTGTGGGGTGATGGGGAGTTATATGATTCAACCAAGCATGAAGCTTACACGGATGATACCAGCTTGCATCCCCGTCTGGCGGCAACCAGCGGTGCTACTCAGATTGTCTAA